The nucleotide window GTGTGGTGTGGTGGCTCCCTGGTGGTGTGGGCCCCTGTGGCCCCTCCCTGGTGTGTGGTGTGAtggctccctgtggcccctccctGGTGTGTGCTGTGAtggctccctgtggcccctcctTGGTGTGTGCTGTGAtggctccctgtggcccctccctGGTGTGTGCTGTGGTGGCTCCCTGCTGGTTTGTGCCCCTGTTGCCTCTCCCTGGTGTGTGCTGTGGTGGCTCCCTGGTGGTGTGAGCCCCTGTGGCCCCTCCCTGGTGTGTGGTGTGGTGGCTCCCTGGTGGTGTGGGCCCCTGTGGCCCCTCCCTGGTGTGTGCTGTGGTGGCTCCCTGGTGGTGTGGGCCCCTGTGGCCCCTCCCTGGTGTGTGCTGTGGTGACTCCCTGGTGGTTTGGGCCCCTGTGGCCCCTCCCTGGTGTGTGGTGTGGTGGCTCCCTGGTGGTGTGGGCCCCTGTGGCCCCTCCCTGGTGTGTGCTGTGGTGGCTCCCTGGTGGTGTGGCCCCTCCCTGGTGTGTGCTGTGGTGGCTCCCTGGTGGTGTGGGCCCCTGTGGCCCCTCCCTGGTGTGTGGTGTGGTGGCTCCCTGGTGGTGTGGGCCCCTGTGGCCCCTCCCTGGTGGTGTGGCCCCTCCCTGGTGGTGTGGGCCCCTGTGGCCCCTCCCTGGTGTGTGCTGTGGTGGCTCCCTGGTGGTGTGGGCCCCTGTGGCCCCTCCCTGGTGTGTGCTGTGGTGACTCCCTGGTGGTTTGGGCCCCTGTTGCCCGGCTTGTTTCTTGCCCACCATGTGACAGGCTCCTCCTCCGCTTCCCTCAGGACGTGTTTTTGATGATCCGCCGTAATAAAACCACAATCTTCACGGACGCTAAAGAGAACACGACCGTGTATGAGCTGAAGAGGATTGTGGAGGGGATTCTGAAGAGACCCCCGGAGGAGCAGCGACTGTACAAGGTGAGTTGtggtccctcccccactcctcgtTCCTCCGTTTCCGGACACTTCTGACCACCAACCTCTCTTCCAGGACGACCAGTTATTAGATGACAACAAAACCCTAGGTGACTGCGGCTTCACCAGCCAGACCGCGCGGCCCCAGGCACCCGCCACAGTGGGCCTGGCTTTCCGCTGCTCAGGTGAGTGTGGTGGGTATTGCTGTGTGGCCTTGCTGGCACCTGTGCCGCTATGTCGCTGACTCTTCTGTCTTTCAGGCGACTCCTTTGAACCTCTGCGAGTGGACCCCTTCTCCAGCCCCCCCGAACTTCCTGATGTCATGAAACCACAGGAGACAAGTGGCAGTGCCAATGAGCAGGCGGTGCAGTGAGACGGGAGAGATGCCACTGCTGCGCCCGTTCCCTGAACCTCCCCGTCATTACCCCCCCGCCCCCGTGGAACAACACTGCAGCTTATGTCTGGCCGGGCATCTGTCGCTATCGTCCTGTTTCACCTCCGTGTACAAAGTGACCGCTGTCTCCCAATGAGATGGGAATAGGCTTGTGCAAGATCTTTCTGTCCACGTGGGGGAAGCCCCCAGGCCCATCCCGTCATGGCCCCGCACCCCTGCCCCCGCCCATTCTTTCTGGTTTTGGGGTTTGGGACGCTCTGGTTTTGGTTatgttctattttattttttaaacacaaTAAATTTTGTTTGCCTGTGTGAGTGCTTGTGTGTGTTGTAATTTCATTGGGGTAACAAACACCCCTCCAAGCAGGATGCCCATATGAGTGCCAGCACCCTGCTGGGTAATCTGATCTGGGTATATGGGGCTCTGTGGGTAAAGCTTACCCTGTTGTTGGATATCTGAGCTTTACTGGGGGCTCGTGGCTGGGGGTTTTCCTGATAGTGGGGATATGTGCTGTCCTGGGGGGCTTGTGGGTAGTCTCCCTCCTGACGGTGGAGGTCTGTGATgtattatggggggaggggggttatccTGACGGTGGAGGTCTGTGATgtattatggggggaggggggttatccTGACGGTGGAGGTCTGTGATgtattatggggggaggggggttatccTGACGGTGGAGGTCTGTGATgtattatggggggagggggttatccTGACGGTGGAGGTCTGTGATgtattatggggggaggggggttatccTGACGGTGGAGGTCTGTGAtgtattatgggggggggttatCCTGACGGTGGAGGTCTGTaatgtatgaggggaggagggggtttaTCCTGATGGAGGTCTGTAATGTATGGTGGGTTATCCTGATGGTGGAGGTCTGTgatgtatgaggggaggagggggtttaTCCTGATGGAGGTCTGTAATGTATGGTGGGTTATCCTGATGGTGGAGGTCTGTGATGTATTATGGAGGGGGGGTTATCCTGATGGTGGAGGTCTGTAATGTATGGGGGGTATCCTGATGGTGGAGGTCTgtaatgtatggggggaggggggggtcatcctgatggtggaggtttgtgatgtacggggggggggggttatccttTATGGCGGAGGTCTGTGatgtaaggggggagggggggtattctGATGGTGGAGGtctgatgtatggggggggggggggttatcctgGTGGTGGAGGTCTGTGATGTACGGGGGAGGGGTTATCCTGATGGTGGAGGgctgtgatgtacaggggggtgATCCTGATGGTGGAGGCCTGTGATGTACGGGGGTTATCCTGATGGTGGAGGCCTGTGATGTACGGGGGTTATCCTGATGGTGGAGGCCTGTGATGTACGGGGGTTATCCTGATGGTGGAGGTCTGTAATGTATGGGGGGTTATCCTGATGGTGGAGGTctgtaatgtatggggggggagggaggttatcctgatggtggaggcctgtgatgtacggggggggagggaggttatCCTGATGGTGGAGGCCTGTGATGTACGGGGGGGTGATCCTGATGGTGGAGGTCTGTGATGTACGGGGGTTATCCTGATGTTGGAGGTCTGTGATGTACGGGGGTTATCCTGATGGTGGAGGTCTGTGATGTACGGGGGTTATCCTGATGGTGGAGGTCTGTGATGTACGGGGGTTATCCTGATGGTGGAGGTCTGTGATGTACGGGGGTTATCCTGATGGTGGAGGTCTGTGATGTACGGGGGTTATCCTGATGGTGGAGGTctgtaatgtatggggggggagggaggttatCCTGATGGTGGAGGCCTGTGATGTACGGGGGGGTGATCCTGATGGTGGAGGTCTGTGATGTACGGGGGTTATCCTGATGGTGGAGGTCTGTGATGTACGGGGGTTATCCTGATGGTGGAGGTCTGTGATGTACGGGGGTTATCCTGATGGTGGAGGCCTGTGATGTACGGGGGTTATCCTGATGGTGGAGGCCTGTGATGTACGGGGGTTATCCTGATGGTGGAGGCCTGTGATGTACGGGGGTTATCCTGATGGTGGAGGTCTGTGATGTACGGGGGTTATCCTGATGGTGGAGGTCTGTGATGTACGGGGGGGTTATCCTGATGGTGGAGGCCTGTGATGTACGGGGGTTATCCTGATGGTGGAGGTCTGTGATGTATGAGGGGAGTACGGGGGTTATCCTGCTGGTGGAGGTCTGTCATGTACGGGGGTtatcctgatggtggaggactgtgatgtacGGGGGTTATCCTGATGGTGGAGGTCTGTGATGTACGGGGGTTATCCTGATGGTGGAGGTCTGTGATGTACGGGGGTTATCCTGATGGTGGAGGCCTGTGATGTACGGGGGTTATCCTGATGGTGGAGGTCTGTGATGTACGGTGGTtatcctgatggtggaggactgtgatgtaTGAGGGGAGTACGGGGGTtatcctgatggtggaggactgtgatgtacGGGGGTtatcctgatggtggaggactgtgatgtacGGGGGTTATCCTGATGGTGGAGGTCTGTGATGTACGGGGGTTATCCTGATGGTGGAGGCCTGTGATGTACGGGGGGGTGATCCTGATGGTGGAGGTCTGTGATGTACGGGGGGGTGATCCTGATGGTGGAGGTCTGTGATGTACGGGGGGGTGATCCTGATGGTGGAGGCCTGTGATGTACGGGGGTtatcctgatggtggaggactGTGCTGTACGGGGGTTATCCTGATGGTGGAGGCCTGTGATGTATGGGGGGTTATCCTGATGGTGGAGGTCTGTGATGTACGGGGGTTATCCTGATGGTGGAGGCCTGTCTGATGTCTACAGTGTTGTATCACAGACCAGATGAGGATGGATACTGCAGACAAGGTAACGAGGGCTGAACCTGTGGGCTCCATGTACCATATCTAGAGGGGGCCATGCGAGGGTGAGGGTGCTGCCCGATGTGGTACGTGTCTAAGGTTCCCATAGTAAGAGGTGTAAATGGCGCAGACCTCAGTGGGATGAAACGTGTCCGATACGGCGTGCTGGTCTGCGGAGGGCACATGGGACGAGGAACTGTCTGCTTAGAATTTCCTtttcttcagctctggcagaatttgagtggAACCTGAAAgacccaatgacttctatgggattcctCCCACGGAATCTGCCCATGCTGGTGGGTCAagtctttgggcagacggcggatCAGAGGTGGAGCATTCCACGTGTATATTCCGCTGTGTGCACAACAGAGCCAATATCCCGTTCAACACAATAGTACACTGCTCTGTTCGTATTGTACAAGCGTAATTCTGTGGACTCCTCAGTGGGAACATATCTGAATGTAGCAGAGACCATAGAAAAGGTTCCTGATTCCAGAAGACCAGAGGAGCGCCTGGGTAGCGGCAGTGGCTTACGTATAGTCTGGTATCGGCTGAGGCGCCCCTCATCCACACTGGAGGGGTGTTATTCGTGTTGGATGTCCCAGTCTGCAGTAAGCGATTCCTTGGGAGCATTGAACCCTGGGGTCCCAGTTGCACATGGGGTGGCGGTTTTGATGCACAGACGGCTCTAACTTGGTTCTACAGATATTGTGAAAGTGAGAAATCTTTGCTGTCATGTTCTTGTAGCCAATCCagcgcatattcatacagtttccccgctcccagcatcttagcacagatgctgcccaggcggggggaagactccgttacaggcattcatGCAGAAAACGGagcgtgtgaatgcggcctaaatcCATCTAaccaggccatgtttttctatagagatctggatccatgtgaccggccgtgtttctccatagagatttggatccatgtgaccggccttgtttctctacagagatctgaatccatgtgaccggccatgtttctctacagagatctggatccatgtgaccggccatgtttctctacagagatctggatccatgtgaccggccatgtttctctacagagatctggatccatgtgaccggccatgtttctctacagagatctggatccatgtgaccggccatgtttctctacagagatctggatccatgtgaccggccatgtttctctacagacatctggatccatgtgacggccatgtttctctatagggatctggatccatgtgaccggccatgtttctctacagagatctggatccatgtgaccggtcatgtttctttgcagagatctggatccatgtgaccggccatgtttctccatagagatctggatccatgtgaccggccatgtttctctatagggatctggatccatgtgaccagtcatgtttctctacagagatctggatccatgtgaccggccatgtttctctatagggatctggatccatgtgaccggtcatgtttctctgcagagatctggatccatctgaccggccatgtttctctatagggatctggatccatgtgaccggtcatgtttctctgcagagatctggatccatctgaccggtcatgtttctttgcagagatctggatccatctgaccggtcatgtttctttgcagagatctggatccatctgaccggtcatgtttctccacagagttctggatccatctgaccggctatGTCTCTctgtagagatctggatccatctgaccggtcatgtttctccacagagatctggatccatctgaccggtcatgtttctccacagagatctggatccatctgactggctaTGTCTCTctgtagagatctggatccatctggccggtcatgtttctttgcagagatctggatccatctgaccagccatgtttctctatagagatctggatccatctgaccggctatgtctctctatagagatctggatccatctgaccggtcctgtttcttcacagagatctggatccatctggccggtcatgtttctttgcagagatctggatccatctgaccagccatgtttctctatagagatctggatccatctgaccggctatgtctctctatagagatctggatccatctgaccggtcatgtttcttcacagagatctggatccatctgaccggtcatgtttctccacagtgatctggatccatctgaccggtcctgtttcttcacagagatctggatccatctgaccggtcatgtttctccacagagatctggatccatcttgaCCGGTCCTGTTTCTTCAcagatatctggatccatctgaccggctatgtctctctatagagatctggatccatctgaccggtcatgtttctccacagagatctggatccatcttgaCCGGTCCTGTTTCTTCAcagatatctggatccatctgaccggtcatgtttctccacagtgaTCTGGATCCATCTTGACCGGTCCTGTTTCTTCACTGCTTAGTGATACAATTTTCCCTCTTTTGCCCCCTAGAGGTTTATCTGTTTCTCTTAGTAGGGTGCTGCTGTAGCTGGTCGTCTTCAGTTAGTTTCAGCTCTGAGTGGTGGGTATGGAAAGACGTATTTGGCTGCAGTTTCCTGACTCTTCTCCTGTTTCTCAGAACGATCCCCGACCTCCTTCTCTGACTCTCTTAAGGAATGAGTTACTGCCCATACCTTTCCCTCCCGCTGGATGTTTTTCCTCAGTTGCACCATTCTTTTCATTGCTCTCTGTATATTCTCTGTACCAGTCTGCTAAAGAGCCCATAAGGCTGGCGGTGAGAACCTTGCCTCCTTGCTCTTCCTTAAATGCATATTTGCCAAAAAATCTGGCGCCTGGTAAAACTCCATGCCCCTAGCTGCTGATCACCGGACCCCAAAAAGAACCTGGATACATCACTACAGATTTTTCTGCTCTAGTCTATAGTCGTCTGGGGTTCACGACATGAACATATAAAAAGGTGACAGTGGCCGCTGTCAATGGCTGCACCCATAGTGGCTGCAATGATACAAAATACTTAAAAATAAGCACCTTGAGATGGTCAAGCAGAGGCAGGAAGTGTAATGAAGGGCCCGCTTGTGTCTGGacatctggagcaggtgtaggtgACGTCACCGTAAGACAGCTGGGGGTGAGTGCTGCTGTGAGACAGCTGGAGCTGGTGGAGGTGAGCATCGCCGTGAGacatctggagcaggtgtaggtgAGCGTCGCCGTGAGacatctggagcaggtgtaggtgACGTCACCGTAAGACAGCTGGGGGTGAGTGCTGCTGTGAGACAGCTGGAGCTGGTGGAGGTGAGCATCGCCGTGAGacatctggagcaggtgtaggtgAGCGTCGCCGTGAGacatctggagcaggtgtaggtgAGCGTCGCCGTGAGACATCTGAAACAGGTGGAGGTGACGTCACCGTAAGACAGCTGGGGGTGAGACAGCTGGAGCTGGTGGAGGTGAGCATCGCTGTGAGACATCTGGAGGAGATAGAGGTGAGTGTCACTGTGAGACAGCTGCAGCAGATGGGGGCGAGTGCTGCTGTGAGTCACCTACCACTTGTATGCAGAGTGTTCTTGATGCCAGTGGTGCAGCTGCTGTCAGTCACCCGTTTGGCTGCACACAGGTCAGGGCATGTGTCAGGGAGTGGTTCCGATGTGCTCATTGTGTGCAGGGTGTGGAGTTTGTGTCGtggctgtcacactgtgtgtgccagGGTGTCTGGGTGTGCACAATAATGCAGTCATACAGGATTCTATCAGAAAGAACGAGAGGAACTTGGATGAGAGAGAAAGCTAGAAGTGCGAAAGAAAAGACTGCTGTCCAGGCCACAGAAGTGTGGCCCCCTCAAGGCTCATTTTTAAGATCTGCAAGAATTGAATCTATGCTTTTCCAAGGACATAAATAATACCAAGACTGCTCTTAggatcacctcctctctcctctggaATCTCTGTGTTTCTACAAGCACTACTACCTGACTTCTGAAACCTCCATCCTTCTAGGATTTCCACCAGTCTCCTGGAACCTCCATCATTCTCCTAGACTTACCACCTGCTTCCTGGAACTTCATCCTTCTCTGAGGGCTACCACTTGCCTTCTGGAACCTCGATCCTTCTTCTAGGACTACCACCTGTCTCCTGGAACCTCGATCCTTCTTCTAGGACTACCACCTTTCTTCTGGAACTTCATCCTTCTCTGAGGGCTACCACTTGTCTTCTGGAACCTCGATCCGCCTTCTAGGACTACCACCTGTCTCCTGGAACCTCCATCCTTCTTCTAGGACTACAACCTGTCTCCTGGAACTTCAATTTATCTCCTAGGACTACTACCAGTCTCCTAAAACCTCCATCCTTCTCC belongs to Dendropsophus ebraccatus isolate aDenEbr1 chromosome 9, aDenEbr1.pat, whole genome shotgun sequence and includes:
- the ELOB gene encoding elongin-B, whose translation is MDVFLMIRRNKTTIFTDAKENTTVYELKRIVEGILKRPPEEQRLYKDDQLLDDNKTLGDCGFTSQTARPQAPATVGLAFRCSGDSFEPLRVDPFSSPPELPDVMKPQETSGSANEQAVQ